A region of Methanothrix sp. DNA encodes the following proteins:
- the hisI gene encoding phosphoribosyl-AMP cyclohydrolase, producing MGMVEIPDGKLIPAVAQDWKTGEVLMLAYMNSIALSKTLETGVAHYWSRSRGKLWRKGETSGNEQIVKEILIDCDEDAILLKVEQRGGACHTGYRSCFYRTLDGRIVGERVFEPDEVYKR from the coding sequence ATGGGCATGGTAGAGATTCCCGATGGCAAGCTGATTCCAGCAGTGGCACAGGACTGGAAGACAGGAGAGGTGCTGATGCTGGCATACATGAACAGCATCGCGCTTTCCAAAACGCTCGAGACAGGAGTTGCGCACTACTGGTCGAGGTCGCGGGGGAAGCTGTGGCGGAAGGGGGAGACCTCAGGAAATGAGCAGATAGTGAAGGAGATTCTGATAGACTGCGATGAGGACGCGATTCTCCTGAAGGTTGAGCAGAGGGGAGGGGCGTGCCACACCGGATACAGATCCTGCTTCTACAGGACACTGGACGGGAGGATAGTCGGCGAGAGGGTTTTCGAGCCGGATGAGGTCTACAAGCGGTGA
- a CDS encoding DUF2162 domain-containing protein — translation MEVAIALGVVVGLLIFALKAGMGCGLAHLSWRGIMLFASGYLLVATGMGLLIDHLSIDMMAGVIRAGVTMHAILALCLIALGMLTVREWRCSGRDMSRKTFWALSIPCPACMAATFLSCSVLADLLSISPARIGAAVGIILFVTISSVSLLLRRLQGGPGIMGNVMMLLGGFYIISIMLLPSYIQMHEVTVRFAAPEMHSELVPAYLILIMLISLGYVIRKKGVTV, via the coding sequence TTGGAGGTTGCAATCGCACTTGGGGTGGTTGTGGGTCTGCTGATATTCGCCTTGAAGGCCGGCATGGGATGCGGGCTTGCGCATCTCAGCTGGAGGGGGATCATGCTGTTTGCGTCTGGCTATCTGCTTGTGGCCACAGGTATGGGTCTCCTGATAGATCATCTGTCTATTGATATGATGGCAGGCGTGATCAGAGCAGGCGTGACGATGCACGCGATTCTTGCTCTCTGTCTCATCGCTCTCGGAATGCTCACGGTGAGAGAGTGGAGATGCTCTGGCAGGGACATGTCGCGCAAAACGTTCTGGGCGCTTTCGATCCCCTGTCCTGCATGCATGGCGGCGACGTTCCTCTCATGCAGCGTGCTCGCGGATCTCCTCAGCATCTCCCCTGCGAGAATCGGCGCAGCTGTGGGCATCATCCTCTTCGTGACAATCTCCTCGGTCTCACTGCTTCTGAGAAGGCTTCAGGGTGGTCCTGGCATCATGGGGAACGTGATGATGCTCCTGGGGGGATTTTACATCATCTCGATAATGCTCCTGCCGTCGTACATCCAGATGCATGAGGTGACAGTGAGATTCGCAGCACCCGAGATGCATTCTGAGCTGGTTCCCGCTTATCTGATATTGATCATGCTGATCTCCCTGGGATACGTCATCCGGAAGAAAGGTGTGACGGTATGA
- a CDS encoding MotA/TolQ/ExbB proton channel family protein, with protein sequence MIYETAVSLLYVFSTSLLYPDIIGLLVLFGWSLILLGSLIQEYTSRRRDIGELEEITLRAASLANSGMSKEAAEVLRGYRSPQLSGVLMEMAGSLEGSMLHIRLDKILQDAELDLARRLEPLRIGLRVGPILGLMGTLIPMGPALVSLSKGDVQSMAASLIIAFATTVIGLVVGGICYCSLLIRNRWYHQDLSDVEYAADILRRAMNERPDGRSG encoded by the coding sequence ATGATCTACGAGACAGCTGTCAGCCTTCTCTACGTCTTCTCCACATCTCTGCTCTATCCCGATATAATCGGCCTGCTTGTTCTGTTCGGCTGGTCGCTCATCCTGCTGGGGTCCCTGATCCAGGAGTACACATCCAGGAGGAGAGATATCGGGGAGCTGGAGGAGATCACGCTCAGGGCAGCCTCACTTGCAAACTCCGGGATGTCGAAGGAGGCCGCCGAGGTCCTCAGGGGGTACAGATCCCCGCAGCTCTCCGGTGTTCTCATGGAGATGGCGGGCTCCCTGGAGGGAAGCATGCTTCACATCAGGCTCGACAAGATCCTCCAGGATGCTGAGCTGGACCTCGCCAGGAGGCTCGAGCCTCTGCGCATCGGTCTCAGGGTCGGCCCGATACTTGGGCTGATGGGCACACTGATACCAATGGGCCCAGCGCTCGTGAGCCTCTCGAAAGGTGATGTGCAGTCCATGGCGGCGAGCCTGATAATAGCGTTTGCAACGACTGTGATAGGACTGGTCGTTGGCGGGATATGCTACTGTTCTCTTCTGATCAGAAACAGATGGTACCATCAGGACCTGAGCGATGTGGAATACGCTGCTGATATACTGAGGAGGGCCATGAATGAGAGACCGGACGGGCGTTCTGGATGA
- a CDS encoding DUF2149 domain-containing protein yields MRDRTGVLDEIDGDPMEGVANLFDVAMVFAVALLLALVTAYNISELLDPTSSVTVVKNPGEPDMQIIIKNMSSIQILNMTEQLGGGQGIRIGTAYRLKSGQVIYVPENETPPAA; encoded by the coding sequence ATGAGAGACCGGACGGGCGTTCTGGATGAGATCGACGGGGACCCGATGGAGGGCGTCGCAAACCTCTTCGATGTCGCGATGGTCTTCGCCGTGGCGCTTCTGCTCGCGCTCGTCACTGCTTACAACATCTCAGAGCTTCTCGATCCCACATCCAGCGTCACCGTCGTTAAGAACCCGGGCGAGCCGGACATGCAGATAATAATCAAGAACATGAGCAGCATTCAGATCCTGAACATGACAGAGCAGCTGGGTGGGGGGCAGGGAATCCGCATAGGCACAGCATACCGCCTGAAGAGCGGCCAGGTGATATACGTGCCGGAGAATGAGACGCCACCAGCTGCTTGA
- a CDS encoding MBL fold metallo-hydrolase, with amino-acid sequence MDVTLLGTGAGIPQADRAQASILLHDEDLLLIDCGAGALFRLGELGLSPLEIETVLLTHLHLDHVSDLLPLAKARYLLGEPWLKVFGPAGTDQLVRSLHSLYPYLQSIKLEVTEIGAGCRFEICGLDVRTVSAVHSVPALCYRIEGSSTVACSGDTEPSAGVSELAAGSDLLVHECSFPDGFDVTNHTTPTPLGRIVRDVGEIVLTHFYPHCRGLEDEMARTVEGISGIRTRAGRDLMGLKMSG; translated from the coding sequence ATGGACGTTACCCTTCTCGGCACAGGCGCAGGAATACCGCAGGCAGACCGTGCGCAGGCATCGATTCTCCTTCATGACGAGGATCTGCTGCTCATCGACTGCGGTGCGGGCGCTCTTTTCAGACTGGGCGAGCTCGGCCTAAGCCCACTGGAGATCGAGACAGTGCTTCTGACACATCTGCATCTTGATCATGTGTCAGATCTCCTTCCGCTTGCAAAGGCGCGGTACCTTCTCGGCGAGCCGTGGCTCAAGGTCTTCGGACCTGCCGGCACGGATCAGCTGGTCAGATCCCTGCACTCTCTGTACCCTTATCTGCAATCGATAAAGCTGGAGGTCACCGAGATCGGGGCGGGATGCAGATTTGAGATATGTGGGCTCGACGTGCGGACCGTATCCGCAGTCCACAGCGTGCCAGCGCTCTGCTACAGGATCGAGGGCTCATCGACAGTCGCATGCTCCGGGGACACAGAGCCGAGCGCAGGTGTCTCTGAGCTTGCAGCCGGATCCGACCTGCTCGTCCACGAGTGCTCGTTTCCGGATGGATTTGATGTGACGAACCACACCACCCCCACACCACTCGGCCGGATCGTGAGAGATGTCGGGGAGATCGTGCTCACACACTTCTATCCCCACTGCAGAGGTCTTGAGGATGAGATGGCGCGCACGGTGGAGGGGATCTCCGGGATCAGGACCAGAGCAGGAAGGGATCTGATGGGCCTGAAGATGTCTGGATGA